From Candidatus Methylomirabilota bacterium, a single genomic window includes:
- a CDS encoding ABC transporter permease: protein MSIGTLAPPLEAAALARPAEGSRVWRKLVRNPAALAGALVLLVVVGAAVFAPWVAPQDPTRQSLIRRFIPPVWADGGKAAHLLGTDQVGRDILSRIIYGARVSLLVGVSAVAVSLTVGVTLGLLAGFLHGRVDTVITTVVDVWLSFPQLLLALAFVAALGPSLTTIIVVLGFTGWERYTRVVRAEVLALREKDFVEAARAMGASATRTIMRHLLPNTFSSIIVLATLQVAQAILQEAALSFLGVGTGSAYPTWGQMIALGRDFVSVAWWLPTFPGLAILVTVLAINLVGDRLRDALDPRIG, encoded by the coding sequence ATGTCCATCGGGACGCTCGCCCCGCCGCTGGAGGCCGCCGCCCTCGCGCGCCCGGCCGAGGGCTCGCGCGTCTGGCGCAAGCTCGTCCGCAACCCCGCCGCCCTCGCGGGCGCGCTCGTCCTTTTGGTGGTCGTCGGGGCCGCGGTGTTCGCGCCGTGGGTGGCGCCGCAGGATCCGACGCGGCAGAGCCTGATCCGCCGCTTCATCCCGCCGGTGTGGGCGGACGGCGGCAAGGCCGCCCACCTGCTCGGCACCGATCAGGTCGGGCGCGACATCCTCAGCCGCATCATCTACGGCGCGCGCGTGTCCCTCCTGGTCGGGGTCTCCGCGGTGGCGGTGAGCCTCACCGTCGGGGTGACGCTCGGCCTCCTCGCGGGCTTTCTCCACGGCCGCGTGGACACCGTCATCACGACGGTGGTGGACGTGTGGCTGTCGTTCCCGCAGCTCCTGCTCGCGCTCGCCTTCGTGGCCGCGCTGGGTCCCAGCCTCACCACCATCATCGTGGTCCTGGGCTTCACCGGCTGGGAGCGCTACACGCGGGTGGTGCGCGCGGAAGTGCTGGCCCTGCGCGAGAAGGACTTCGTCGAGGCCGCCCGCGCAATGGGAGCGTCGGCGACCCGCACCATCATGCGGCACCTTCTCCCGAACACCTTCTCGTCCATCATCGTCCTCGCCACCCTTCAGGTCGCCCAGGCCATCCTGCAGGAGGCGGCGCTGTCATTCCTCGGCGTGGGTACGGGCAGCGCGTACCCGACCTGGGGCCAGATGATCGCGCTGGGCCGCGACTTCGTGAGCGTCGCGTGGTGGCTCCCCACGTTTCCCGGGCTCGCCATTCTCGTCACCGTCCTCGCCATCAATCTCGTGGGCGATCGGCTGCGGGATGCCCTCGACCCGCGGATCGGCTAG
- the gndA gene encoding NADP-dependent phosphogluconate dehydrogenase codes for MSIPAPARASADVGLIGLAVMGENLALNIADHGYRVAVYNRTTAVTEKFLSQHLDTPGGLVGAAALPDFVTALRKPRKIIVLVKAGPPVDAIVEQLLGAGVEPDDIVVDCGNSQWTDTIRREKQYAAGCRFFGSGVSGGELGARFGPSMMPGGHPESWQHLRPIWEAVAAKVDARTGVPLEDYAPGKPVTGGEPCTAYIGPNGAGHYVKMVHNGIEYIDMQLISEAYHLLSTLGGMKPDALSETFAEWNRGELSSYLIQITADILRQRDPANPRRFFVDAVLDAAGQKGTGKWTSVSALDMGIPANAIAEAVFARCLSALKEERVAASKVLKGPRAPYRGSKNKLTESVRRALYSSKICAYAQGFQLMRAAQDEYKWTLDFGTIAAIWRGGCIIRARFLQKITDAYRRDPKLVNLMLDPYFKRALASGQDAWREVVSLAAKHGIPAPAFSSALAYFDGYRAARLPANLLQAQRDYFGAHTYERVDAPRGKFFHVDWPDPKRPQLPV; via the coding sequence ATGAGCATCCCTGCCCCCGCCCGCGCCAGCGCTGACGTCGGCCTCATCGGCCTCGCCGTGATGGGCGAGAATCTCGCGCTCAACATTGCGGACCACGGCTATCGCGTCGCCGTGTACAACCGGACGACCGCGGTGACCGAGAAGTTCCTCTCCCAGCACCTCGACACGCCGGGCGGGCTCGTCGGCGCCGCCGCCCTGCCGGACTTCGTGACCGCGCTCCGGAAGCCGCGGAAGATCATCGTGCTGGTGAAGGCCGGCCCGCCGGTGGACGCGATCGTGGAGCAGCTCCTGGGCGCGGGCGTGGAGCCCGACGACATCGTGGTCGACTGCGGCAACAGCCAGTGGACCGACACCATCCGCCGCGAGAAGCAGTACGCGGCCGGGTGCCGCTTCTTCGGCTCCGGCGTGAGCGGCGGCGAGCTGGGCGCGCGCTTCGGCCCGTCGATGATGCCGGGCGGCCATCCCGAGTCCTGGCAGCATCTCCGTCCCATCTGGGAAGCCGTCGCCGCCAAGGTGGATGCGCGCACCGGGGTGCCGCTCGAGGACTACGCGCCGGGCAAGCCGGTGACGGGCGGCGAGCCCTGCACCGCCTACATCGGCCCCAACGGCGCCGGCCATTACGTGAAGATGGTCCACAACGGGATCGAGTACATCGACATGCAGCTCATCTCGGAGGCCTATCACCTCCTCTCGACGCTGGGCGGCATGAAGCCGGACGCGCTCTCCGAGACCTTCGCGGAGTGGAACCGCGGCGAGCTCTCCTCCTACCTCATCCAGATCACCGCCGACATCCTGCGCCAGCGCGATCCCGCCAATCCCCGTCGCTTCTTCGTGGACGCGGTGCTGGACGCCGCCGGCCAGAAGGGCACGGGGAAGTGGACGAGTGTGAGCGCGCTCGACATGGGCATCCCTGCCAACGCCATCGCGGAGGCGGTGTTCGCCCGCTGCCTCTCCGCCCTCAAGGAGGAGCGGGTGGCGGCGTCCAAGGTGCTCAAGGGCCCGCGCGCGCCCTATCGCGGGTCGAAGAACAAGTTGACGGAGTCGGTGCGCCGCGCCCTCTACTCCTCCAAGATCTGCGCCTACGCCCAGGGCTTCCAGCTCATGCGCGCGGCTCAGGACGAGTACAAGTGGACGCTCGACTTCGGCACCATCGCCGCGATCTGGCGGGGCGGCTGCATCATCCGCGCGCGCTTCCTCCAGAAGATCACCGACGCCTACCGGCGCGATCCCAAGCTCGTCAACCTCATGCTGGATCCCTACTTCAAGCGCGCGCTCGCCTCGGGTCAGGACGCGTGGCGCGAGGTGGTGAGCCTGGCGGCCAAGCACGGCATCCCCGCCCCGGCGTTCAGCAGCGCGCTCGCCTACTTCGACGGCTATCGCGCCGCGCGGCTGCCCGCGAATCTCCTCCAGGCGCAGCGCGACTACTTCGGCGCGCATACCTACGAGCGGGTGGACGCGCCGCGCGGGAAGTTCTTCCACGTGGACTGGCCGGACCCGAAGCGCCCGCAGCTGCCCGTCTGA
- a CDS encoding LLM class flavin-dependent oxidoreductase — translation MAAPLTFGTNRFGFPDPARLAATCRDAEAAGFDHLWFPDSQLRNGDVFVNVLTAAQATRHAKVGTLLVNPVTRHPSVIAASAAAVDMYAPGRVFLGIGSGDTAVWQVGLRPARLAEQEAAVKMIRALLAGEGVPLGWTAPSRLQTPRPVPVVVAGSGPKTLRMAGRSADGVVIRIGADPALVQWGYDEFCAGAREAGRDPATLWVAGHFHTVLSDDVDLAEARGRVMAAGYYEVNRGTWERLGLRWPCAPIERILEEVRPDFHHAYDMALAAKHVEAIPVEVARRFCLMGSAADVRLQLEGLVERVPWMRHVILQPNMPGPSFIEACGAEVLRAFR, via the coding sequence GTGGCCGCGCCGCTGACGTTCGGCACCAACCGCTTCGGCTTTCCCGACCCGGCCCGCCTCGCCGCCACCTGCCGCGACGCCGAGGCGGCGGGCTTCGATCATCTGTGGTTTCCCGACAGCCAGCTCCGCAACGGCGACGTGTTCGTCAACGTGCTGACCGCGGCGCAAGCCACGCGACACGCCAAGGTGGGCACGCTGCTCGTGAACCCGGTGACGCGCCATCCCAGCGTGATCGCCGCGAGCGCGGCGGCCGTGGACATGTACGCGCCGGGACGGGTCTTCCTCGGTATCGGCTCCGGCGACACCGCGGTGTGGCAGGTGGGGCTACGCCCCGCGCGCCTCGCCGAGCAGGAGGCCGCGGTGAAGATGATCCGCGCGCTCCTGGCCGGCGAGGGCGTGCCGCTCGGCTGGACCGCGCCGTCCCGCCTCCAGACCCCGCGTCCGGTCCCGGTCGTCGTGGCGGGCAGCGGGCCCAAGACCCTCCGGATGGCCGGTCGCTCGGCGGACGGCGTGGTGATCCGCATCGGCGCCGATCCCGCCCTCGTGCAGTGGGGCTACGACGAGTTCTGCGCGGGCGCGCGCGAGGCCGGGCGCGATCCCGCCACGCTCTGGGTGGCCGGACACTTCCACACCGTGCTCAGCGACGACGTGGATCTCGCCGAGGCGCGGGGGCGCGTGATGGCGGCCGGCTACTACGAGGTGAACCGTGGCACGTGGGAGCGCCTGGGCCTCCGGTGGCCGTGCGCTCCGATCGAGCGCATCCTCGAGGAGGTGCGCCCCGACTTCCATCACGCCTACGACATGGCGCTGGCCGCCAAGCACGTGGAGGCGATTCCGGTGGAGGTCGCGCGGCGGTTCTGCCTCATGGGCTCGGCCGCCGATGTGCGCCTGCAGCTCGAAGGGCTGGTCGAGCGCGTTCCCTGGATGCGGCACGTGATTCTGCAGCCGAACATGCCGGGCCCGAGCTTCATCGAGGCCTGCGGCGCCGAGGTGCTGCGCGCGTTCAGATAG
- the trpS gene encoding tryptophan--tRNA ligase: MRKTILTGDRPTGPLHLGHYVGSLKQRVALQREHDTYVLIADLQALTDHVDAPEQIREHVSEVALDYLAVGIDPAVATVVVQSQVAELAELTFYFLNLVTVARLQRNPTVKDEMRQKGFEADVPAGFLVYPVSQAADIAAFKAHLVPVGDDQLPMIEVAAEIVRRFNRLYPGEAGPVLIEPEALLGAVSRLPGTDGDAKMSKTLGNVINLSDPPDVVAARVRGMFTDPKHVRVEDPGTVEGNPVFAYLDAFDPDPAEVARLKQRYRAGGLGDTVVKRRLLEVLEALLEPIRRRRAEWAGDRAAVGRVLHEGTARGRAVAAATLGEVRRAMRLYGAG, from the coding sequence ATGCGGAAGACGATTCTCACCGGCGACCGGCCAACTGGCCCGTTGCATCTCGGGCACTACGTGGGCTCGCTGAAGCAGCGGGTCGCGCTCCAGCGCGAGCACGACACCTACGTGCTGATCGCCGATCTTCAGGCGCTCACCGATCACGTGGACGCGCCCGAGCAGATCCGCGAGCACGTGTCCGAGGTGGCGCTCGACTACCTCGCGGTGGGTATCGACCCCGCCGTCGCCACGGTCGTGGTGCAGAGCCAGGTGGCCGAGCTGGCCGAGCTGACCTTCTACTTCCTGAACCTGGTCACGGTCGCACGGCTGCAGCGCAATCCCACCGTGAAGGACGAGATGCGGCAGAAGGGCTTCGAGGCCGACGTGCCCGCGGGCTTCCTGGTCTATCCGGTGAGCCAGGCCGCCGACATCGCTGCGTTTAAGGCGCATCTCGTGCCCGTGGGGGACGATCAGCTCCCGATGATCGAGGTGGCGGCGGAGATCGTGCGGCGCTTCAACCGCCTGTACCCGGGCGAGGCCGGGCCGGTGCTGATCGAGCCCGAGGCGCTGCTGGGCGCGGTGTCGCGCCTGCCCGGCACGGACGGCGACGCCAAGATGAGCAAGACGCTCGGCAACGTGATCAACCTCTCCGACCCTCCGGACGTCGTGGCGGCGCGCGTGCGCGGGATGTTCACCGATCCCAAGCATGTCCGCGTGGAAGATCCGGGGACGGTGGAAGGGAATCCCGTCTTCGCCTACCTCGACGCCTTCGATCCCGACCCGGCGGAGGTCGCGCGCCTCAAGCAACGCTATCGCGCCGGGGGTCTCGGCGACACCGTCGTCAAGCGGCGGCTGCTCGAGGTGCTCGAGGCGCTGCTCGAGCCCATTCGACGGCGACGCGCGGAGTGGGCTGGGGATCGCGCCGCCGTGGGGCGCGTGCTCCATGAGGGGACGGCGCGGGGGCGGGCGGTTGCGGCGGCGACGCTGGGCGAGGTGCGGCGGGCGATGCGGCTCTACGGGGCTGGGTGA
- a CDS encoding DUF222 domain-containing protein, giving the protein MPTLMPTVQPAHPQVAALELLGDEIAELSARLDAATARLLTLIREFDERRGWNTGFRSCAEWLSWRVGLEPGAARERVRVAHALANLPLLSDALARGELSYSKVRALTRIATPETEVRLLTVGRAGTVAHVERIVRGWRRVDRLAEAREAGVQQRNRAFHTHYDDDGMLVIHGRLAPEVGALLRQALHAACDTLFREQGGNTSESDAQRRADALARIVETALHHGMNSGTSGERYQVVIHVDGGQSVLEDGPHVSAETSERLTCDATRTWIRHDQSGTPVEVGTRTRAISPALRRALEYRDHGCRFPGCGVRHGQGHHIRHWARGGPTALANLVTLCRHHHRAVHEEGYQIAREADGTLRFYEPDGTPLLEVPPPVLLGENPVAAIRALNDQEGVRIGPRTGLSEWRGERFDVGWAIDVLHPRANPAR; this is encoded by the coding sequence ATGCCGACTCTCATGCCCACTGTCCAACCGGCGCATCCGCAGGTCGCCGCGCTCGAGCTTCTCGGCGACGAGATCGCCGAACTGTCGGCGCGGCTCGATGCCGCCACCGCGCGCCTCCTCACCCTCATCCGCGAGTTCGATGAGCGCCGCGGCTGGAACACCGGCTTCCGCTCCTGCGCCGAGTGGCTGAGCTGGCGAGTCGGCCTGGAACCGGGGGCAGCACGCGAACGCGTACGGGTTGCTCACGCGCTCGCGAACCTTCCCCTCCTCAGCGATGCCTTGGCGCGAGGCGAGCTGTCCTATTCGAAGGTACGGGCGTTGACCCGTATCGCGACGCCTGAGACGGAAGTCCGGTTGCTCACGGTGGGCCGAGCCGGGACCGTCGCACATGTGGAGCGCATCGTCCGAGGCTGGCGTCGGGTTGACCGCCTGGCCGAGGCGCGCGAAGCCGGAGTGCAGCAGCGGAATCGCGCGTTCCACACGCACTATGACGACGACGGCATGCTCGTCATCCATGGACGCCTCGCCCCCGAGGTCGGAGCGCTGCTCCGCCAGGCGCTACATGCCGCGTGCGACACTCTGTTCCGCGAGCAGGGTGGCAACACCTCTGAGAGCGACGCGCAAAGGCGCGCCGACGCCCTGGCCCGAATCGTGGAGACGGCGCTACATCACGGTATGAATTCCGGGACCTCGGGGGAACGCTATCAGGTCGTGATCCATGTAGATGGTGGGCAGTCGGTTCTCGAAGACGGACCGCACGTTTCAGCTGAAACGTCGGAGCGACTCACCTGTGACGCCACGCGCACATGGATACGGCATGACCAGTCCGGGACCCCTGTGGAAGTCGGCACGAGAACCCGGGCGATTTCACCGGCGCTGCGCCGAGCGCTTGAGTACCGCGACCACGGCTGCCGCTTTCCCGGTTGCGGCGTGCGCCATGGGCAGGGCCATCACATTCGACACTGGGCGCGCGGAGGGCCAACGGCTCTCGCCAATCTCGTAACACTATGCCGCCACCACCATCGCGCGGTCCACGAGGAGGGCTATCAAATCGCTCGAGAGGCGGATGGGACGCTGAGATTCTACGAGCCGGACGGCACACCCCTACTCGAGGTACCACCTCCCGTCCTGCTCGGCGAGAATCCAGTCGCGGCCATCCGGGCCCTGAACGACCAGGAAGGGGTGCGGATCGGCCCGAGGACCGGACTCTCCGAATGGCGGGGCGAGCGGTTCGATGTGGGGTGGGCGATCGATGTGCTCCACCCGAGGGCCAATCCGGCTCGCTAG
- a CDS encoding M20/M25/M40 family metallo-hydrolase produces MATNGMVREALGDLDARLDHWKRTLVDLCRIPSMSAAGFPPDEVRRSAQAVAQTLRDAGVEHVEVLEIPGVHPYVYGDWLHRPGAPTVLLYGHHDVQPPGRSEKWLSPAFEPTERDGRLYGRGTADDKGGVMAHVAAVGAYLRAAKTLPLNVKFIIEGEEEIGSMNLGRFLEHHKAKMAADFIVLTDTGNYDVGHPALTYQLRGICQVDVEVHGLHQPLHSGYSGPVPDPVQILCAMIADLRTQDGALNVPGLYKKVARPSAKQLARLRKLPLAEGKFKRDSGMLPGVRLWGEKKYSLLERMWTRPALTVIALEARPFLGSSNQIIEAAKARLSLRTVPGMDAREAGRLIVKKLTAKPPFGMKVRATVTGTSPWWTTDPEGPAFEAARAALKAGFGKETAMVGAGGTIGFVQPFADLLRGAPCILMGVIDPNSQAHSENESLHLGDWVKAMRSTIHLYDALAAVPRR; encoded by the coding sequence ATGGCCACCAACGGCATGGTTCGCGAGGCCCTCGGCGATCTCGACGCGCGGCTCGATCACTGGAAGCGGACGCTGGTCGATCTCTGTCGCATCCCCAGCATGTCCGCCGCGGGCTTTCCTCCCGACGAGGTGCGCCGCTCCGCGCAGGCGGTGGCGCAGACGCTGCGCGACGCCGGCGTCGAGCACGTGGAGGTGCTCGAGATCCCCGGCGTGCACCCCTATGTCTACGGAGACTGGCTGCACCGGCCGGGGGCGCCCACCGTGCTGCTCTACGGCCACCACGACGTGCAGCCGCCGGGCCGCTCGGAGAAGTGGCTCTCGCCGGCCTTCGAGCCCACCGAGCGCGACGGGCGGCTCTACGGCCGCGGCACCGCGGATGACAAGGGCGGGGTCATGGCCCACGTGGCCGCGGTGGGCGCCTATCTCCGCGCGGCGAAGACGCTCCCGCTGAACGTCAAGTTCATCATCGAGGGCGAGGAAGAGATCGGCTCGATGAACCTCGGCCGGTTCCTCGAGCACCACAAGGCGAAGATGGCCGCAGATTTCATCGTGCTGACCGACACCGGCAACTACGACGTGGGACATCCGGCGCTGACCTATCAGCTCCGCGGCATCTGCCAGGTGGACGTGGAGGTGCACGGGTTGCACCAGCCGTTGCACTCGGGCTACAGCGGCCCCGTGCCCGACCCCGTACAGATCCTCTGCGCGATGATCGCGGACCTGCGCACCCAGGACGGCGCGCTCAACGTGCCGGGCCTCTACAAGAAGGTCGCGCGGCCCAGCGCCAAGCAGCTCGCCCGCTTGCGCAAGCTTCCGCTCGCCGAGGGTAAGTTCAAGAGAGACTCGGGCATGCTCCCCGGTGTGCGGCTCTGGGGCGAGAAGAAGTACTCGCTGCTCGAGCGGATGTGGACCCGGCCCGCCCTCACTGTGATCGCCCTGGAGGCACGCCCCTTCCTCGGCTCCTCCAACCAGATCATCGAGGCGGCCAAAGCACGCCTGTCGCTCCGCACTGTCCCCGGGATGGACGCGCGCGAGGCGGGCCGGCTCATCGTCAAGAAGCTCACCGCGAAGCCCCCGTTCGGGATGAAGGTGCGCGCCACCGTGACCGGCACCAGCCCGTGGTGGACCACCGATCCCGAAGGTCCGGCCTTCGAGGCGGCGCGCGCGGCCCTCAAGGCGGGCTTCGGCAAGGAGACCGCCATGGTCGGCGCGGGCGGCACCATCGGCTTCGTGCAGCCCTTCGCCGATCTCCTCAGGGGCGCGCCCTGCATCCTCATGGGCGTGATCGACCCCAACAGCCAGGCCCACTCCGAGAACGAGAGCCTCCATCTGGGCGACTGGGTGAAGGCCATGCGCTCGACGATTCACCTGTACGACGCGCTGGCGGCGGTACCGCGCCGGTAG
- a CDS encoding aldolase/citrate lyase family protein — protein MRPNRLRELLRAGQPTFGTHIHTVWPAVAELVGHSGLFDYVEFVGEYAPYDLFALENLARAVDTFPNMSAMMKIEQQPRTYLAVRAIGAGIQNVLFADPRTVDDVRECVRAVRAETPATGGIHGVGMRRDVGYVVDVGSPAFVQALEDVVIAVMIEKASAVDNVEAMLSVKGVDMVQFGPADYSMSIGIPGQWEHPRVKEAERHVIKTALRLGVAPRVEIDSPEQARPYLDMGVRHFCMGWDVGILFEWLKTEGAALRAMVKG, from the coding sequence ATGCGCCCCAACCGACTCCGTGAGCTTCTCCGCGCCGGCCAGCCCACCTTCGGGACCCACATCCACACGGTGTGGCCGGCGGTGGCCGAGCTGGTCGGGCACTCCGGCCTCTTCGACTACGTCGAGTTCGTGGGGGAGTACGCGCCCTACGACCTCTTCGCCCTCGAGAACCTCGCCCGCGCCGTCGACACCTTCCCAAACATGTCGGCGATGATGAAGATCGAGCAGCAGCCGCGGACCTATCTCGCGGTGCGCGCGATCGGCGCGGGCATCCAGAACGTGCTGTTCGCCGATCCGCGCACGGTGGACGACGTGCGCGAGTGCGTGCGCGCCGTGCGGGCCGAGACGCCGGCGACGGGCGGCATCCACGGCGTGGGCATGCGCCGCGACGTGGGCTATGTGGTGGACGTGGGCTCGCCCGCCTTCGTGCAGGCCCTGGAGGACGTGGTGATCGCGGTCATGATCGAGAAGGCCTCCGCGGTGGACAACGTGGAGGCCATGCTGTCGGTGAAGGGCGTGGACATGGTGCAGTTCGGGCCCGCCGACTACTCGATGAGCATCGGCATCCCTGGACAGTGGGAGCACCCGCGCGTGAAGGAGGCGGAGCGGCACGTGATCAAGACGGCGCTGCGCCTGGGCGTGGCGCCACGGGTGGAGATCGACAGCCCGGAGCAGGCGCGGCCCTATCTCGACATGGGCGTGCGCCACTTCTGCATGGGCTGGGACGTGGGCATTCTCTTCGAGTGGCTCAAGACGGAGGGCGCAGCGCTCCGGGCTATGGTAAAGGGGTGA
- a CDS encoding ABC transporter ATP-binding protein: MVRVKGLSKRFRHRVKGDLWAVREVSLAVAPGEFLTLLGPSGCGKTTTLRMIAGFEAPDAGRVWIGDRDVTALMANQRDIGFVFQSYALFPHLTVFDNVAYGLRIRGVERAETTRRVGEVLALVGLSRYEAQQPHQLSGGEQQRVALARAIVIRPRVLLFDEPLSNLDAKLRVQMREEIRRLQKELSITAVYVTHDQEEAMAVSDRIAVMSQGVVVQEGRAEDLYHRPASAFVAQFIGRVNFLRGRVVERGAGGALVEVAGARLRVAGDVGPRAGEAARVAIRPEAVGIAPDGPGAAGEVPGRVVARTFLGEKVDYQVRAGDELLLVTCPDQGPGALLGEGQAVRLRLPPDRVALLPATE, from the coding sequence ATGGTCCGCGTCAAGGGCCTCTCCAAGCGCTTCCGCCACCGGGTGAAGGGTGATCTCTGGGCGGTGCGCGAGGTAAGCCTGGCGGTGGCCCCGGGAGAGTTCCTGACGCTGCTCGGGCCCTCGGGCTGCGGCAAGACCACCACGCTCCGGATGATCGCGGGCTTCGAAGCGCCGGACGCCGGGCGCGTCTGGATCGGCGATCGCGACGTCACCGCCCTCATGGCGAATCAGCGGGACATCGGCTTTGTGTTCCAGAGCTACGCGCTGTTTCCGCACCTCACCGTGTTCGACAACGTCGCCTACGGCCTGCGCATCCGCGGCGTGGAGCGGGCGGAGACGACGCGCCGGGTGGGGGAGGTGCTCGCCCTGGTGGGTCTCTCGCGCTACGAGGCCCAGCAGCCGCATCAGCTCTCCGGCGGCGAGCAGCAGCGCGTGGCGCTGGCCCGCGCCATCGTGATCCGTCCCCGCGTGCTCCTCTTCGACGAGCCGCTCTCGAATCTCGACGCCAAGCTCCGGGTGCAGATGCGGGAGGAGATCCGGCGCCTCCAGAAGGAGCTGTCCATCACTGCCGTGTACGTCACGCACGATCAGGAGGAGGCGATGGCGGTCTCCGACCGCATCGCGGTCATGAGCCAAGGGGTGGTGGTGCAGGAGGGACGGGCCGAGGACCTCTATCACCGTCCCGCCTCCGCCTTCGTGGCGCAGTTCATCGGCCGGGTGAATTTCCTGCGCGGGCGCGTGGTCGAGCGGGGCGCCGGCGGCGCGCTGGTGGAGGTCGCGGGAGCCCGTCTGCGGGTTGCCGGCGACGTGGGGCCGCGGGCGGGCGAGGCCGCGCGCGTGGCGATACGGCCCGAGGCGGTCGGGATCGCGCCCGACGGCCCGGGCGCCGCCGGTGAAGTTCCCGGGCGCGTCGTCGCGCGGACTTTCCTCGGCGAGAAGGTCGACTACCAGGTGCGGGCGGGGGACGAGTTGCTGCTGGTGACGTGCCCCGATCAAGGGCCGGGCGCCCTGCTCGGCGAGGGCCAGGCCGTGCGCCTCCGCCTGCCGCCCGACCGCGTGGCCCTCTTGCCGGCGACGGAATGA
- a CDS encoding iron ABC transporter permease, producing MTVLLLWGLLALFVLYPLLSLLGRVATDGGRLSLGSALAILADPHQLRAFGNSLLLAMLVGLAGTALGFLFALTASRAGLGRGWLGVLDAVTLLPLISPPFTTAIAMIFSFGPRGLITYQLLGIKGVSVYGLTTTFFSETVTYFPIAYLTLRPVLAAIDANVEDMALSLGASRAQVFRTVTVPLAIPGLANAFLLLFAASLADFATPLILAGNAFPVLPTQAYLQITGLFDLRGGAVLSFALLVPAFGVYLLQRYWVSRRYYVTVSGKAGARTAVKTVAPWLRPVLVGACLAVAAVIAYFYALLLYASAVVALGANHAWTWRHYHVIFTEGARAIRDTLIIAGLSMPLGGAYGVLVGYLVARKRFPGRAAMEVVSMLNYALPGTIVGIAYLIAFNDPPIALTGGALIIVACYVFRYSPTGIRATVAQLQQIDPSLEEASLGLGASSATTFYRVTLPLVVPAFFAGLGVVFIRSMTAISATIFLVSINWTLITVRILENMTELSLGPAAAFSVLVVAIVYVVIALIGRVLRTFSAPGSASLGSVLGG from the coding sequence GTGACGGTGCTCCTCCTGTGGGGCCTTCTCGCTCTCTTCGTCCTCTATCCGCTCCTGAGCCTGCTGGGGCGCGTGGCCACCGACGGCGGTCGACTCTCCCTCGGGAGCGCTCTTGCCATCCTCGCGGATCCCCATCAGCTGCGCGCCTTCGGCAATAGCCTCCTCCTCGCCATGCTGGTCGGGCTCGCGGGCACCGCCCTCGGCTTCCTCTTCGCCCTCACCGCGAGCCGCGCCGGTCTCGGGCGCGGGTGGCTCGGCGTGCTCGACGCGGTGACGCTCCTGCCCCTCATCTCGCCGCCGTTCACCACGGCGATCGCCATGATCTTCTCGTTCGGCCCGCGCGGGCTCATCACCTATCAGCTGCTCGGCATCAAGGGCGTGTCCGTCTACGGCCTCACCACGACGTTCTTCTCCGAGACGGTGACCTACTTCCCCATTGCCTACCTGACCCTCCGCCCGGTGCTCGCCGCCATCGACGCCAACGTGGAAGACATGGCGCTCTCGCTGGGCGCCTCGCGCGCGCAGGTGTTCCGGACGGTGACGGTGCCGCTCGCCATCCCCGGCCTCGCCAACGCGTTCCTCCTGCTCTTCGCCGCGTCGCTGGCGGACTTCGCCACCCCGCTCATCCTGGCGGGGAACGCCTTCCCGGTGCTCCCGACCCAGGCGTATCTGCAGATCACCGGCCTCTTCGACCTGCGGGGCGGCGCGGTGCTGTCCTTCGCGCTGCTCGTGCCGGCCTTCGGGGTCTACCTCCTCCAGCGCTACTGGGTGAGCCGCCGGTACTACGTGACGGTGTCGGGGAAGGCGGGGGCTCGGACCGCGGTCAAGACGGTGGCGCCCTGGCTGCGCCCCGTCCTCGTGGGCGCCTGCCTCGCGGTGGCGGCGGTGATCGCGTACTTCTACGCGCTGCTCCTCTACGCGTCGGCGGTGGTGGCCCTGGGCGCCAACCATGCGTGGACGTGGCGCCACTACCACGTGATCTTCACCGAGGGCGCGCGCGCCATCCGCGACACGCTCATCATCGCGGGGCTCAGCATGCCGCTGGGCGGCGCCTACGGCGTCCTCGTGGGCTATCTGGTGGCGCGGAAGCGCTTTCCCGGCCGCGCGGCGATGGAGGTGGTGTCCATGCTGAACTACGCGCTGCCGGGCACCATCGTCGGCATCGCGTATCTCATCGCGTTCAACGATCCGCCCATCGCGCTCACCGGCGGGGCCCTCATCATCGTGGCCTGCTATGTCTTCCGCTACAGCCCCACCGGCATCCGCGCGACGGTGGCGCAGCTCCAGCAGATCGATCCCAGCCTCGAGGAGGCCTCGCTCGGCCTGGGCGCCTCCAGCGCCACGACCTTCTACCGGGTGACACTCCCGCTGGTCGTCCCGGCGTTCTTCGCGGGGCTGGGCGTGGTGTTCATCCGGTCGATGACCGCGATCAGCGCCACGATCTTCCTGGTGTCGATCAACTGGACGCTCATCACCGTACGCATCCTGGAGAACATGACGGAGCTGTCGCTCGGGCCGGCCGCCGCCTTCTCCGTGCTGGTGGTCGCCATCGTGTACGTGGTGATCGCCCTCATCGGCCGCGTGCTCCGGACGTTCAGCGCGCCCGGCTCGGCCTCCCTCGGCAGCGTGCTGGGCGGTTGA